One window of the Candidatus Delongbacteria bacterium genome contains the following:
- a CDS encoding RluA family pseudouridine synthase, producing the protein MFDLTKYPTIEEMIIEVPGNKQKERVDKYVQIFLKNVSRNRVQNLALLGMISVNDKVVRSNHQIKPGDRITIKIPRAEKIDITAENIPIDFVYQDKYLAIINKQAGLVVHPTYSSLTGTLVNALMYHFRDELSSINGELRPGIVHRLDKDTTGLMVVAKSDLVHQPLADQFAEKTARREYIGICMGKFAEPSGRIETLLTRWQKDRRVIVTSEFEGKVAITNYEVLKEYNKFSIVKFLLETGRTHQIRAHMKHIGRPLFGDPVYNGTNFRVLNMPKNQEKRFEEMLEILPRQALHARKLELTHPITQKRIQFEADIPPDMLKIIALIEEYDY; encoded by the coding sequence ATGTTTGATCTTACAAAATATCCTACAATAGAAGAGATGATTATAGAAGTTCCGGGTAATAAACAAAAAGAGAGGGTTGACAAATACGTTCAGATTTTTCTAAAAAACGTAAGTCGTAATCGTGTACAAAATCTTGCTTTATTGGGTATGATAAGTGTTAATGATAAAGTTGTTAGATCTAATCATCAGATTAAACCTGGTGATAGGATTACTATTAAAATTCCTCGAGCTGAAAAAATTGATATTACTGCGGAAAACATTCCTATAGATTTCGTTTATCAGGATAAATATTTAGCCATAATAAATAAACAGGCAGGTCTTGTTGTTCATCCAACCTATTCTTCTCTCACTGGTACTCTCGTTAATGCTCTTATGTACCATTTTCGGGATGAACTTTCGAGTATAAATGGGGAATTAAGACCAGGAATTGTTCATAGATTGGATAAAGACACAACAGGATTGATGGTTGTGGCGAAGTCTGATTTGGTACACCAACCTCTTGCAGATCAATTTGCTGAGAAGACAGCAAGAAGAGAGTATATTGGCATCTGTATGGGAAAATTTGCTGAACCTAGTGGACGAATAGAAACATTGCTTACCAGATGGCAAAAAGATCGTCGAGTCATTGTTACTTCAGAATTTGAGGGCAAAGTTGCAATCACAAATTATGAAGTCTTGAAAGAGTATAATAAATTTTCTATTGTAAAATTTTTATTGGAAACAGGAAGAACTCATCAAATCAGGGCTCATATGAAGCATATCGGAAGACCTCTTTTTGGTGATCCAGTTTACAATGGAACCAATTTTAGAGTTTTAAATATGCCAAAAAATCAAGAAAAGCGATTTGAAGAAATGCTCGAAATTCTACCAAGACAAGCCCTACATGCAAGAAAATTGGAGCTAACTCACCCAATTACACAAAAAAGAATACAATTTGAAGCAGATATTCCACCAGATATGTTAAAAATTATTGCATTAATCGAAGAATATGATTATTAA
- a CDS encoding Gx transporter family protein, with product MKYEFSSRIFPIAAMASVASVLQILEIFYVLPLPFLKIGLANGIILFMLFKGLFLEAILVNLIRILAGGFFSGKIFSLPFVYSFSGGMTSTLIMLIIVYFFKKNLSVFPISIAGAITHNLTQLYLVTLTFNTGSIPTNMVNFTYIFSIITGLIVGYFTNSLLKLEIEISIKKN from the coding sequence ATGAAATATGAGTTTTCTAGTAGAATATTCCCTATAGCGGCTATGGCATCTGTGGCATCTGTACTTCAGATACTTGAAATATTCTATGTTTTACCATTGCCATTTCTTAAGATTGGTTTAGCCAATGGAATAATCCTGTTTATGCTTTTCAAAGGTTTGTTTCTTGAGGCAATATTAGTTAATCTGATAAGAATTTTAGCGGGAGGATTTTTTAGTGGAAAAATATTCTCTTTACCGTTCGTATACTCATTTTCTGGAGGAATGACCAGTACTTTGATAATGCTGATTATTGTTTATTTTTTTAAAAAAAATCTTTCTGTTTTTCCAATAAGTATTGCAGGTGCTATCACCCATAATCTTACACAATTATATCTCGTTACTCTTACTTTCAATACTGGTTCAATTCCAACAAATATGGTAAATTTTACGTATATATTCAGCATCATCACAGGTTTGATAGTTGGATATTTTACCAATTCACTTCTCAAACTTGAAATTGAAATCTCTATAAAAAAAAATTAA
- a CDS encoding NusG domain II-containing protein produces the protein MFKKADLLFYVLLCSVWYFSVYGPSEQNGRFISVRIGDQEPIILDSTIDLERHFHGENFDFTLIIKEGKVHMEKSACKDKLCEKIGEIDNRDHQSIICLPQKIIISFIKDDTDEVLDGITG, from the coding sequence ATGTTTAAAAAAGCAGATCTTTTGTTTTATGTATTACTTTGCTCGGTCTGGTATTTTTCTGTTTATGGACCATCCGAACAAAATGGTAGGTTTATTTCGGTGAGAATAGGTGATCAAGAACCAATCATTTTAGATTCAACTATTGATCTGGAGAGACATTTTCATGGTGAAAATTTTGATTTTACTCTGATAATTAAAGAAGGCAAGGTTCACATGGAAAAATCAGCCTGTAAAGATAAATTATGTGAGAAAATTGGTGAAATTGACAACAGAGATCATCAGTCAATTATATGTTTACCTCAAAAAATAATTATATCTTTCATTAAGGATGATACTGATGAAGTTCTCGATGGGATAACAGGATGA